A single genomic interval of Hymenobacter gelipurpurascens harbors:
- a CDS encoding RagB/SusD family nutrient uptake outer membrane protein has product MKKILIPVFALAFLASCDVLDKQPLPTIAPENFFQSADDAEAALTAAYDALQATGLYSQDLVVVGEMPSDNCTSINGDVTTLDRINWTPTTSQVGNIWRDSYVGINRANAVLKYVPNVSMAADRKNQILGEAYFLRALHYYNLVKLYGAVPLRLEPTESGEQSVVALPRTSVETVYAQIATDLTTADGLAPATNPNRITKGAVNALLAKVYLTQRQWAQAVTAANKVITGGTYSLLANFKGLYPAENKAPETILEVQNQGNADGNNILPDLLLPSPPATYSFPKFNIPTAELIQFADTSSFLAGGVRKPNVDKRWTLIGRTNAGKDYASFVNGINSNPNDAGPFVYKWPGAPNAFNSPDNTYILRYADVLLMYAEAANEQGGPSADVLAKLNLVRTRAGLLPLTAASPQYATKKAMRDEIDRQRRLELAFEGERWYDLLRYARHNQVEPGAHTVTALNLIQEKLNRADVNYLLFPLPQSEINNNAQLQQNPGY; this is encoded by the coding sequence ATGAAAAAGATATTAATCCCCGTTTTCGCACTCGCCTTCCTGGCTAGCTGCGATGTACTTGATAAGCAGCCGCTTCCCACGATTGCCCCCGAGAACTTCTTCCAAAGCGCCGACGACGCCGAAGCAGCCCTCACGGCGGCCTACGATGCCCTCCAGGCCACTGGCCTGTACAGCCAGGATCTGGTGGTAGTAGGTGAGATGCCCTCCGATAACTGCACCAGCATCAACGGCGACGTGACGACCCTGGACCGCATCAACTGGACCCCCACCACCAGTCAGGTGGGCAACATCTGGCGCGACTCCTACGTGGGCATCAACCGGGCCAATGCCGTGCTCAAGTACGTGCCCAACGTATCGATGGCCGCCGACCGCAAAAACCAGATTCTGGGGGAGGCCTACTTCCTGCGGGCGCTGCATTATTACAACCTGGTGAAGCTGTATGGCGCGGTGCCCCTGCGCCTGGAGCCCACGGAAAGCGGGGAACAGTCGGTGGTAGCCCTGCCGCGCACCTCTGTTGAAACCGTGTATGCCCAGATTGCAACGGATCTGACGACGGCCGATGGCCTAGCGCCCGCTACCAACCCCAACCGCATTACCAAAGGCGCGGTAAACGCTCTGTTGGCTAAGGTGTACCTGACCCAGCGCCAGTGGGCACAGGCCGTAACGGCGGCCAACAAGGTCATTACCGGTGGTACCTACTCGCTGCTCGCTAACTTCAAAGGATTGTATCCGGCGGAAAACAAAGCCCCTGAAACCATTCTGGAGGTGCAGAACCAGGGCAACGCAGACGGCAACAACATCCTGCCCGATTTGCTGCTGCCTTCTCCTCCGGCCACATACTCGTTCCCGAAGTTCAACATTCCAACGGCCGAGCTGATCCAGTTCGCCGATACGTCTTCCTTCCTGGCGGGAGGAGTACGCAAGCCGAACGTGGATAAGCGCTGGACGCTCATTGGCCGCACCAACGCCGGCAAGGACTACGCTAGCTTCGTGAATGGCATCAACAGCAACCCCAACGATGCGGGTCCTTTCGTGTATAAATGGCCCGGCGCTCCGAATGCCTTCAACAGCCCCGATAACACTTACATCCTGCGCTACGCCGACGTGCTGCTGATGTATGCCGAAGCTGCCAACGAACAAGGTGGGCCATCTGCCGACGTGTTAGCTAAGCTGAACCTGGTGCGTACGCGGGCCGGCTTGCTGCCACTCACCGCCGCCTCGCCCCAGTATGCCACCAAGAAGGCTATGCGGGATGAGATTGACCGTCAGCGCCGCCTGGAGCTGGCCTTCGAAGGGGAGCGTTGGTACGATTTGCTCCGCTACGCCCGCCATAATCAGGTAGAGCCCGGTGCGCACACCGTTACGGCCCTGAACCTGATTCAGGAAAAGCTCAACCGTGCTGATGTCAACTATTTGCTGTTCCCGTTGCCGCAGTCGGAAATCAACAACAACGCCCAGCTGCAGCAAAACCCTGGTTATTAG
- a CDS encoding PfkB family carbohydrate kinase, which produces MNPSPAIVCIGEFLWDMLPAGRQPGGAPYHVAGQLHRLGHPTQLISRVGEDELGTKLLTLLQDQGLDGHLIQRSQTHLTGVVKVNFTPGPRVYKIVEPVAWDYLQHTDELRAAVAAARMVVYGSLAARSATTRETLYRLLQVARFKVFDVNLRPPHYTRTVVKYLLRQADLVKLTEPELAEIMGWLGQSAAEATALPWLAAHFNLEAVCLTKGAAGATLWYRHELISAAGPPATAPDTLGSSDAFLAALLTHWGTHSAQECLRAALAAHPVSVGPSAHLSHYP; this is translated from the coding sequence ATGAATCCGTCACCCGCCATCGTTTGCATAGGGGAATTCCTCTGGGATATGCTGCCGGCCGGCCGCCAGCCCGGCGGGGCGCCCTACCACGTGGCCGGGCAGCTGCACCGGCTGGGTCACCCTACCCAGCTCATCAGTCGGGTGGGGGAAGATGAGTTAGGGACGAAGCTGCTGACCTTGCTGCAGGACCAGGGACTCGACGGCCACCTGATCCAGCGCAGCCAGACTCACCTGACGGGCGTTGTGAAAGTAAACTTCACGCCCGGCCCCCGGGTCTACAAGATTGTGGAGCCCGTGGCCTGGGACTACCTCCAGCACACCGATGAGCTGCGGGCCGCCGTGGCCGCAGCCCGCATGGTGGTGTACGGCTCCCTGGCAGCCCGCAGTGCCACCACCCGCGAGACCCTGTACCGGCTGCTGCAGGTAGCCCGGTTTAAAGTGTTCGACGTGAACCTTCGCCCGCCGCACTACACCCGCACGGTGGTGAAATACCTGCTGCGGCAGGCCGATCTGGTCAAGCTTACGGAGCCGGAACTGGCCGAGATTATGGGCTGGCTAGGCCAGTCCGCTGCTGAGGCCACCGCCCTGCCCTGGCTGGCGGCCCACTTCAACCTGGAGGCCGTGTGCCTAACCAAGGGCGCCGCGGGCGCTACGCTCTGGTACCGCCATGAGCTCATCAGCGCCGCCGGCCCCCCGGCCACCGCCCCTGATACGCTGGGCAGCAGTGATGCCTTCCTGGCCGCCCTGCTTACCCACTGGGGCACCCACTCCGCTCAGGAATGTCTGCGGGCAGCCCTGGCCGCCCACCCAGTAAGCGTAGGCCCCTCGGCTCACTTAAGCCACTATCCCTAG
- a CDS encoding substrate-binding domain-containing protein: MAFHRAPGVLLVLLLLIGLLGCGSEEKQPLYRIGFSQCSMAGPWRQAMLAGMQKELSFHPEIELRVLDAQDDSRRQQAQIRELVQGGVDLLIISPYEADPVTPAVEEAYRRGIPVILLDRRTASDQYTAYVGGNNVEVGQTAARYISRVLRQRGNILEILGTPGSSATAERHQGFAQGLSAYPGLQVVAQVTGDWTVRTLKPALTKALQAHPEVTMIFSHNDGMGHGAYEVCQELGLTKRVRIIGVDGLPGAGEGIDLVQRGVLAASILYSPGGEEAIRTALKILHKAPFNKQNTLGTIVIDSTNVLTLQQQNDKMASQQQDIERQQGLLHRLQQTYASQQVVLNWLLITLLGAVALGAAAWHSARKNRQINHLLALQNAENDKINQQLVHQNEEILQQRNQLEMLAERARADTEAKLRFFTNFSHELRTPLTLILGPVEELLTSSPDLTEPQRHDLALVRRNTQRLLQLVNQLLDFRKIEVGKMEVRATESNLVAFVREIVDAFEKPARMRGVDLRFQVAQPVLLAWFDGNILDKVFFNLLSNALKFTPDQGRITISLQPADEGRSVRVSVADTGHGISPQDQGHIFEWFYQGEQGAVAKGSGMGLALAQGLVRLHQGQLTFSSQPGQGSTFVVTLPRELPEPLRAHGPTAPLQLSLDEPEPIASALGHPLEEAAAETPSETLVLVIEDNSEVNDFLTRKLRTDFRVQSATDGHTGFRMATELIPDLIVCDVMMPGLSGLEVVTQLRADWRTSHIPVVLLTARTTSEQQLEGVQAGADLYLTKPFNPTFLLESIRTLLANRARQREHFRRELSIDTATVAPTNPDQKFLADLTAIVEANLTRSDLSVEDIARSLGISRMQLYRKVKAVLGTGVTDFVQSLRLTKARELLLDETLTIAEVAYELGFSSPSYFSASFKAHYQLAPSEFRNLHIAPQY; the protein is encoded by the coding sequence ATGGCATTCCATCGAGCCCCCGGGGTTCTGCTAGTACTGCTCCTCCTGATCGGGCTGCTGGGCTGCGGTAGCGAGGAGAAGCAGCCCTTGTATCGTATTGGCTTCTCGCAGTGCAGTATGGCCGGCCCCTGGCGGCAAGCCATGCTGGCGGGCATGCAGAAGGAGTTGAGCTTTCACCCCGAGATTGAGCTGCGCGTGCTTGACGCCCAGGACGACAGCCGCCGCCAGCAGGCGCAGATCCGGGAGTTGGTGCAGGGCGGCGTGGACCTGCTCATCATTTCCCCCTACGAGGCCGACCCCGTCACGCCGGCCGTGGAAGAGGCCTACCGCCGCGGCATCCCCGTGATTCTGCTGGACCGCCGCACTGCTTCCGACCAATACACGGCCTACGTGGGCGGCAACAACGTGGAGGTAGGGCAAACTGCGGCCCGCTACATCTCCCGGGTACTCAGGCAGCGCGGCAATATTCTGGAGATATTGGGCACGCCGGGCTCTTCGGCCACCGCGGAGCGCCACCAGGGCTTTGCCCAGGGTTTGTCGGCCTACCCTGGCCTGCAGGTAGTGGCCCAGGTAACCGGCGACTGGACCGTGCGAACCCTGAAGCCTGCCCTGACCAAGGCCCTGCAGGCCCACCCGGAAGTAACCATGATCTTCTCCCACAACGACGGCATGGGCCACGGCGCCTATGAGGTGTGCCAGGAGCTCGGGCTGACCAAGCGGGTGCGCATCATTGGCGTGGATGGCCTGCCGGGCGCGGGCGAAGGCATTGACCTGGTGCAGCGCGGCGTCCTCGCGGCCTCCATCCTGTACTCACCGGGGGGCGAGGAAGCCATTCGAACGGCCCTGAAGATTTTACACAAGGCGCCTTTCAACAAGCAGAACACGCTAGGCACCATCGTCATTGACTCTACCAACGTGCTGACCCTGCAGCAGCAGAACGACAAGATGGCCAGCCAGCAGCAGGACATTGAGCGGCAGCAGGGCCTGCTGCACCGGCTGCAGCAAACCTATGCCAGCCAGCAGGTGGTGCTCAATTGGCTGCTGATTACCCTGCTGGGGGCGGTAGCGCTGGGGGCGGCCGCGTGGCATTCGGCCCGCAAGAACCGCCAGATCAACCATCTGCTGGCCTTACAGAACGCGGAGAACGATAAGATCAACCAGCAGCTGGTGCACCAGAACGAGGAGATCTTGCAGCAGCGCAACCAGCTGGAAATGCTGGCCGAGCGCGCCCGCGCCGACACCGAAGCCAAGCTGCGCTTCTTCACCAACTTCTCCCACGAGCTGCGCACTCCCCTCACCCTGATTCTGGGCCCGGTGGAAGAGCTGCTCACCAGCAGCCCCGACCTGACCGAGCCTCAGCGCCATGACCTGGCCTTGGTGCGCCGCAACACGCAGCGCCTGCTGCAGCTGGTAAACCAGCTGCTGGACTTTCGCAAGATTGAGGTGGGCAAGATGGAGGTGCGCGCCACGGAAAGCAACCTGGTGGCCTTCGTGCGCGAGATTGTAGATGCGTTTGAGAAGCCCGCCCGCATGCGCGGCGTGGATCTGCGATTTCAGGTGGCCCAGCCCGTGCTGCTGGCCTGGTTTGATGGCAACATCCTGGATAAGGTTTTCTTCAACCTGCTTTCGAACGCGCTCAAGTTCACGCCCGACCAGGGACGGATCACCATCAGTCTGCAGCCCGCCGACGAAGGCCGTTCGGTCCGGGTGAGCGTGGCCGATACGGGCCACGGCATCAGCCCCCAGGATCAGGGCCATATTTTCGAGTGGTTTTACCAGGGCGAGCAGGGTGCCGTCGCCAAAGGCTCGGGCATGGGCCTGGCGCTGGCCCAGGGGCTGGTGCGCCTGCACCAGGGCCAGCTAACCTTCAGCAGCCAGCCCGGGCAAGGCAGCACGTTTGTCGTGACCCTGCCCCGCGAGCTACCCGAGCCGCTCCGCGCCCACGGCCCCACGGCTCCGCTCCAGCTTTCGCTGGATGAGCCCGAGCCGATTGCCTCTGCCCTAGGCCACCCGCTGGAGGAGGCAGCGGCGGAAACGCCCAGCGAAACGCTGGTGCTGGTGATTGAGGACAACAGCGAGGTCAACGACTTTCTGACGCGCAAGCTGCGCACCGACTTCCGGGTACAGAGCGCCACCGACGGCCATACCGGCTTTCGGATGGCCACGGAGCTGATTCCCGACCTGATTGTATGCGACGTGATGATGCCCGGCCTGAGTGGCCTAGAGGTGGTCACGCAGCTGCGGGCCGACTGGCGCACCTCCCACATTCCGGTGGTGCTGCTCACGGCCCGCACCACCAGCGAGCAGCAGCTAGAGGGCGTGCAGGCCGGGGCCGATCTGTACCTGACCAAGCCCTTCAACCCGACTTTCCTGCTGGAAAGCATCCGCACCTTGCTGGCCAACCGTGCCCGGCAGCGGGAGCACTTCCGGCGGGAGCTCTCCATCGATACGGCCACGGTAGCCCCCACCAACCCCGATCAGAAATTCCTGGCCGACCTCACGGCCATTGTGGAAGCCAACCTGACCCGCTCCGACCTGAGCGTGGAGGATATTGCCCGCAGCCTGGGCATCTCGCGCATGCAGCTCTACCGCAAGGTGAAAGCCGTGCTGGGTACCGGCGTGACCGACTTCGTGCAGAGCCTGCGCCTGACCAAAGCGCGCGAGCTGCTGCTCGACGAAACACTCACCATTGCCGAGGTGGCCTACGAGCTGGGTTTCTCCTCGCCCTCCTACTTCTCGGCCAGCTTCAAGGCGCACTATCAGCTGGCGCCCTCGGAGTTTCGGAACCTGCACATTGCCCCGCAGTACTGA
- a CDS encoding sugar MFS transporter, translating to MAAPISASTLPRPEALTEGEQSPRYTSALASLTVLFFMMGFITCLNDILIPYLKAIFSLSYTQANFINLCFFGAYFVMGIPAGKLVQRIGYKGGMLVGFLVAALGAFLFYPAADSRSYGLFLGALFVLATGVVLLQVAGNPYVSILGPARSAPARLTLTQAFNSLGTTVAPLLGTAFILSNLPDLESTSAAAIDVRAVQVPYLGIGVVLLVISVLLGLLKLPKIIHAQTEHDPGRRAWHYRHLVYGVLGIFAYVGGEVAIGSHIVSYLHLPDIMSLTPKAAGKMVSYYWGGAMVGRFIGAYLLNKFNPGRLLAFNAIGAVVLVLISINTSGEVAMWSLLAVGLMNSIMFATIFTLAVAGLGRHTEEASGLLNVGIVGGALVPLLFGLVADASSLRWAFVLPLLCYAYIFWYGLRGHRPQPA from the coding sequence ATGGCTGCCCCTATTTCCGCATCTACCTTACCCCGGCCTGAGGCCCTTACCGAAGGAGAGCAAAGCCCGCGCTATACCTCGGCGCTGGCTTCGCTGACGGTCTTGTTCTTCATGATGGGATTTATTACCTGTCTCAACGACATCCTGATTCCGTATCTGAAGGCTATTTTCAGCCTTTCCTATACCCAAGCCAACTTCATCAATCTCTGCTTCTTCGGAGCCTACTTCGTGATGGGCATCCCGGCGGGGAAGCTGGTGCAGCGCATTGGCTACAAGGGCGGCATGCTGGTCGGCTTTCTGGTGGCCGCGCTTGGCGCCTTCCTCTTCTACCCCGCCGCCGACAGCCGCTCCTATGGTTTGTTCCTGGGCGCCCTCTTCGTGCTGGCTACGGGCGTAGTCCTGCTGCAGGTGGCCGGCAACCCCTACGTTTCTATTCTGGGCCCGGCGCGCTCGGCCCCGGCCCGCCTTACGCTCACGCAGGCCTTCAACTCCCTGGGTACCACCGTGGCCCCGCTGCTGGGCACTGCTTTCATTCTCTCCAACCTGCCCGATCTGGAATCTACGTCAGCAGCGGCCATTGACGTGCGGGCCGTGCAGGTACCGTACCTGGGCATAGGCGTGGTCCTGCTGGTGATTAGCGTGCTGCTAGGCCTGTTGAAGCTGCCCAAAATCATTCATGCCCAAACTGAGCACGACCCGGGTCGCCGGGCCTGGCATTACCGCCACCTGGTGTATGGCGTGCTGGGCATCTTTGCCTACGTGGGCGGCGAGGTCGCCATTGGCTCGCACATTGTAAGCTACCTGCACCTGCCTGATATTATGAGCCTGACGCCGAAAGCTGCCGGCAAGATGGTTTCCTACTACTGGGGCGGGGCCATGGTGGGCCGCTTTATCGGGGCTTACCTGCTCAACAAGTTCAACCCCGGCCGCCTGCTGGCTTTCAATGCCATTGGGGCCGTAGTGCTGGTGCTCATCTCGATTAATACGAGCGGCGAGGTGGCCATGTGGAGCTTGCTGGCCGTGGGCCTGATGAACTCGATCATGTTCGCCACCATCTTCACGCTGGCCGTGGCGGGCCTGGGGCGCCACACCGAGGAGGCCTCGGGCCTGCTCAACGTGGGTATTGTGGGCGGGGCCCTGGTGCCGTTGCTCTTCGGGCTGGTGGCCGACGCCAGCTCCTTGCGCTGGGCGTTTGTACTGCCGTTGCTGTGCTACGCCTACATCTTCTGGTATGGCCTACGGGGCCACCGCCCCCAACCGGCCTAG
- a CDS encoding SusC/RagA family TonB-linked outer membrane protein codes for MPTSLQFPPGLPSRRQAWLTAVGGVLLSGFGAAQPALAAAPGTSASNSLLNAVPQTNGTVSGRVVDAKGEGLPGVTVLLEGTNLGSATDATGAYTISNVPAGNYTLVMSSVGFSTTRQAVTVVQGQPAQVSSVTLKDDAQALKEVVVVGYGTLNRQELTTAVASVKSEQIERQRVAGFDQALQGQVTGVQVTAPSGAPGAGINIQVRGNSSITGGNSPLYVIDGVPVLPTYDRELSIGNQKPNPLNSINPADIESIDVLKDGAAAAIYGVRASNGVVVITTKRGRTGKPQVGFNSYYGVQQIRKKLDVLNARQFAAYYNESQINGGAAPRFTDVNNPGPYDTDWQDEVYRTAAIQNYQLNVSGGTDKTHYYVGGGYFKQDGIIRNSGFDRFNFKLNFDQQAGDKFRVGTNLNMSRTNTNGSVRSELGLGNSGTVLGTLAQIPTVPVRDANGAYGLNPYSLSDNPVGNLLETNNKALIYQVIGNVYGEYDIVKNLKFRTSLGLDFRTQLENEFITRDYPGTSRADASTRGSGRTGTTQQAIWLWENTVTYNPTLGEKHSLQLLAGQSIQESNRFASNASVRGYASNAVPYLSAGTERLGTSSYEEEWGLTSLFARAIYSFDERYLATLSLRRDGTSRFADHFGYFPAVALGWRISKESFFPQAGSVSELKLRGSFGINGNQELGYTYQSFSSYSVGSNYAGSAGTIQGGIRPDRIGNRSLQWETSQQYDLGVDLGMFNDRLTLNIDAYRKRSNDLLLSVPLAPSTGAGTLNIIQNVGSVENKGLEFALNTVNVEGQNGGFSWNTNLNLSINRNKVVDLGTLFNDQNQLVNRTIINANSITQTGQPLGVFYGHQVQGIFQSADEIKAAPTQPGNPQPGDIRFVDVNGDGQINNDDRKIIGNPNPKAQGGVTNTFAFKGLDLSVFFQGSFGNDIYNGNRQALESLTGPVNQLTTVLDRWTPTNTNTSIPRAVFNDPNNNGRFSSRWIEDGSYVRLKNLTLGYTLPASVISKAHISSLRLYVSGQNLITWTDYSGYDPEVSADPFSSTGFGRDFGVYPQSRTYTVGLNASF; via the coding sequence ATGCCGACTTCATTACAATTCCCACCCGGCCTCCCCTCTCGTCGCCAAGCTTGGCTGACGGCAGTGGGCGGCGTATTGCTGTCAGGCTTCGGTGCCGCACAGCCTGCGCTGGCAGCGGCCCCTGGCACTTCCGCCTCAAACTCGTTGCTGAATGCGGTGCCCCAGACCAACGGCACAGTAAGCGGCCGCGTAGTAGACGCCAAAGGCGAAGGTCTGCCCGGCGTGACGGTACTGCTGGAAGGCACCAACCTGGGCAGCGCCACCGATGCGACTGGTGCCTACACTATTTCCAACGTACCCGCCGGCAACTATACGCTGGTGATGTCTTCGGTAGGTTTTTCCACGACCCGCCAGGCCGTTACGGTGGTGCAGGGCCAGCCGGCGCAGGTGAGCAGCGTTACGCTCAAGGATGATGCCCAGGCCCTGAAGGAAGTGGTAGTCGTGGGTTACGGCACCCTAAACCGGCAGGAACTGACGACGGCCGTGGCTTCCGTAAAGTCAGAGCAGATTGAGCGTCAGCGCGTAGCGGGTTTCGACCAGGCCCTGCAGGGTCAGGTTACGGGCGTGCAGGTGACGGCTCCTTCCGGCGCGCCGGGCGCTGGCATCAATATTCAGGTGCGCGGTAACAGCTCCATTACGGGCGGCAACTCTCCGCTCTATGTAATTGACGGAGTACCCGTGCTGCCCACCTATGACCGGGAGCTGAGCATCGGCAACCAGAAGCCCAACCCACTGAACTCCATCAACCCCGCTGACATTGAGTCGATTGACGTGCTGAAGGATGGCGCGGCCGCGGCTATTTACGGCGTACGGGCTTCCAACGGTGTAGTAGTAATTACCACCAAGCGGGGCCGCACGGGCAAGCCCCAGGTGGGCTTCAACAGCTATTACGGGGTTCAGCAGATCCGCAAGAAGCTGGACGTGCTCAACGCCCGCCAGTTTGCGGCTTACTACAATGAGTCACAGATTAATGGCGGCGCGGCCCCGCGCTTCACGGACGTAAATAACCCAGGCCCCTACGACACGGACTGGCAGGATGAGGTGTACCGTACGGCGGCCATCCAGAACTACCAGCTCAACGTGAGTGGCGGCACCGACAAAACCCATTACTACGTGGGCGGCGGTTACTTCAAGCAGGATGGTATCATCCGTAACTCGGGCTTTGACCGCTTCAACTTCAAGCTGAACTTCGATCAGCAGGCGGGAGACAAGTTCCGGGTGGGCACCAACCTGAACATGAGCCGCACCAACACCAACGGTAGCGTGCGCAGCGAGCTCGGCCTGGGCAACTCGGGTACCGTACTCGGTACGCTGGCCCAGATTCCGACCGTTCCGGTGCGAGATGCCAATGGCGCGTATGGACTGAACCCCTACTCCCTCTCCGACAACCCCGTTGGCAACCTTCTGGAAACCAACAACAAAGCCCTGATCTATCAGGTCATCGGCAACGTGTACGGGGAGTATGACATTGTCAAGAACCTGAAGTTTCGCACGTCTTTGGGCCTGGATTTCCGCACCCAGCTCGAAAACGAATTCATCACCCGCGACTACCCCGGCACTTCCCGGGCCGATGCTTCTACGCGCGGCAGCGGCCGTACCGGTACTACCCAGCAGGCCATCTGGCTGTGGGAAAACACGGTTACCTACAACCCCACTCTGGGGGAGAAACACAGCCTCCAGCTGTTGGCTGGCCAGTCCATCCAGGAGTCTAACCGCTTCGCTTCCAACGCCTCCGTGCGGGGCTATGCCTCCAACGCCGTTCCTTACCTGTCTGCCGGTACTGAGCGCCTGGGCACGAGCAGCTACGAGGAAGAATGGGGCCTAACCAGCTTGTTCGCCCGCGCCATCTATAGCTTTGATGAGCGCTACCTGGCTACGCTGAGCTTGCGCCGCGACGGCACCAGCCGCTTTGCCGACCACTTCGGCTACTTCCCGGCCGTTGCCCTGGGCTGGCGCATTTCCAAGGAAAGCTTCTTCCCCCAGGCGGGTTCAGTGTCTGAGCTGAAACTGCGCGGCAGCTTCGGTATTAACGGTAACCAGGAACTAGGCTACACTTACCAGAGCTTTAGCTCCTACAGCGTAGGCTCCAACTACGCGGGCTCGGCCGGCACCATTCAGGGTGGTATCCGCCCCGACCGCATCGGTAACCGCTCACTCCAGTGGGAAACGTCGCAGCAGTATGACCTAGGGGTAGACCTCGGCATGTTCAATGACCGCCTCACTCTGAATATTGATGCCTACCGCAAACGCTCCAATGACCTGCTGCTGAGCGTACCGCTGGCCCCCAGCACGGGTGCCGGAACGCTCAACATCATCCAGAACGTAGGCTCAGTAGAGAACAAGGGCCTGGAATTCGCCCTGAACACCGTCAATGTAGAAGGTCAGAATGGCGGTTTCTCCTGGAACACCAACCTGAACCTGTCCATCAACCGCAACAAGGTGGTGGACCTGGGTACCCTGTTCAACGACCAGAATCAACTGGTTAACCGCACCATTATTAATGCCAACAGCATCACCCAAACGGGTCAGCCGCTGGGCGTATTCTACGGGCACCAGGTGCAGGGCATCTTCCAGTCGGCAGATGAAATCAAGGCGGCCCCCACGCAGCCGGGCAACCCGCAGCCAGGCGACATCCGCTTTGTGGACGTGAATGGCGATGGTCAGATCAACAACGATGACCGCAAGATCATCGGCAACCCTAACCCCAAAGCCCAGGGTGGCGTGACCAACACCTTCGCGTTTAAGGGTCTGGATTTGAGCGTATTCTTCCAGGGCAGCTTCGGCAACGATATTTACAACGGCAACCGTCAGGCGCTGGAGTCATTGACCGGCCCGGTTAACCAGCTCACGACAGTGCTGGACCGCTGGACGCCCACGAATACCAACACCAGCATCCCGCGGGCAGTCTTCAACGACCCTAACAACAACGGGCGCTTCTCCTCCCGCTGGATTGAAGACGGCAGCTACGTGCGTCTCAAGAATCTGACCCTGGGCTACACGCTCCCTGCCAGCGTGATTTCCAAAGCCCACATCAGCAGCCTGCGCCTCTACGTCAGCGGCCAGAACCTGATAACCTGGACGGACTACTCGGGCTACGACCCGGAAGTAAGTGCTGATCCGTTTTCCTCCACTGGCTTTGGACGGGACTTTGGCGTGTATCCCCAATCCCGCACCTACACTGTTGGCCTGAACGCCTCTTTCTAA